From the Companilactobacillus ginsenosidimutans genome, the window ATTCAAATTTATATTGGTCAATACATTGCGGAACTAGATGGCGTTGATACTATCGTGTTTACAGCCGGAGTCGGTGAACATGATGCTTCAATTAGAAAAGCTGTCATGGAGAACTTCCACTATGTTGGTGCTGAAATTGATGATGGACGAAATGATACTAACGAAATCGTAATTAGTTCTGATGAAAGCAAAGTCAACGTTGCGGTCATCCCAACTGATGAAGAGATTGTTATTGCTCGAGACGTATTTAGATTAGTTTAATTAGGATGAATAAAATGGCAGAACACAACGGATTGAGAAGAGTTATACAAGAATCAGTACCAGGAAAACAGATTACATTAGCTCATGTTATCGCTATGCCTGATACAAAAATCTTAAGAAGTATTGGAATCGATGAAACTGATATTTCTATTGGTATAATTACCATAACGCCACCTGAAGCGGCAGCTATCATTTCTGATATTGCCAGCAAAGCAGGAGATGTTAAAATTGCTTTTATCGACCGTTTTAGTGGTTCGGTTGTTTTAACTGGGGATGTCAGCTCGGTTGAGTCTGCCTTGAAAAAAGGTATCGATGCATTACATCAAAATCTAGGGTTCGATATCCCTGAAATAACAAAATCATAAAAAATAAAATGGTCACACTATTTCAGTGTGCCCTTTTATTTTTTTCTGGGGAAAATTATGAACAAACTAATCAAAAATTTCACTTTGAGTGTCAATAACCTGACTATTTTAATGTATTTAGTCAACATCATTTTCATTGCTTTAATCTTCAATAATCCATATATAACAATCGGCATTTTAATATGCTTACTGTTTACAAGTTGGTTAGTTAGAAAAGAAAAATTTGCCAACTTCATGAAGGGCTCGTTTTTAATTTTCTTATTGACGATGTTGTTCAATTTATTCATTAATCAAAATGGAACGACTGTGTTACTGAAATTGCCTTTAATTGTAGTTTCAACTCAGTCACTTACGAACGCATTTATCCTGGGAATTTCATTCATGAACATTTTGTGGTCGTTTTATATCTATGATGCGTTAACGCATACAAAATTGATTTTCGAAATCTTGTCTAATGTTTTCAAAAGTATAGCCATTATTTTTATCTTAACGGTCAAATTTATCCCTAAAATCATGGGAATATTCAATGATGTCAGACAACTATATAAATTCCGTAACAGTTCTCCTACAAGGAATAGCGGTTTCATTC encodes:
- a CDS encoding BMC domain-containing protein, giving the protein MAEHNGLRRVIQESVPGKQITLAHVIAMPDTKILRSIGIDETDISIGIITITPPEAAAIISDIASKAGDVKIAFIDRFSGSVVLTGDVSSVESALKKGIDALHQNLGFDIPEITKS
- a CDS encoding energy-coupling factor transporter transmembrane component T codes for the protein MNKLIKNFTLSVNNLTILMYLVNIIFIALIFNNPYITIGILICLLFTSWLVRKEKFANFMKGSFLIFLLTMLFNLFINQNGTTVLLKLPLIVVSTQSLTNAFILGISFMNILWSFYIYDALTHTKLIFEILSNVFKSIAIIFILTVKFIPKIMGIFNDVRQLYKFRNSSPTRNSGFIQRIKQGMYMNEIVLNKSIANFMNMSDSLISKGYNQRRQSFVHENNKLSDFILRTIVTISIIFNIVMITQGIGQVDFGSGNVDFQFTWLIGIIILLNLIAILYPIMIGEFHYLWWKSFVSRTTVSSTPTAQKYR